Sequence from the Candidatus Woesearchaeota archaeon genome:
CTACGCGACGATGTTTATCAAGCAGTTATTTGTTTGATAATTTCTTTGAACACTTCATCAATGCTCAGATCCCCATTTACCCGAATAAGTTTATCCTCGTAATACTTTATGAGCGGTTGTGTTTTTTCATGATAGACTTCAAGGCGGTGTTTTATACTCTCAGGTCTGTCATCAGGGCGGTGGATAAGAGGAGTGTTATCATCATCACACAAACCTTTTCGTATTGGCGGTACATCTACACCATAAATACGACCGCATGTGGGGCAAATTTCTCTTTTGGACACGCGTTCAATGATTTTTTCATCTGACGCATCTATGAGTATCACATGATCTATTTCAAGAGGGAGCTGTTTTGCCTGTTCAATGTCCCTTGGAAATCCGTCGAGGATGAACCCGTCCTCATTTTCCAGTCTTTTCTTAATAAGTTGAACAATGATCTTGTCAGGAACAAGATCTCCTGATTCAAGAGTTTTTTTTATTTTTTTCCCGATGACCGAACCCTTACTTACTTCTTCTCTGAGAAGATCTCCTGTTGAGATGTGAGGAATTCCTAGAGCTTTTGAGAGTTTTTTTGCTTGACTACCTTTTCCTGCTGCGGGAGGTCC
This genomic interval carries:
- a CDS encoding adenylate kinase, with translation MKRLILLGPPAAGKGSQAKKLSKALGIPHISTGDLLREEVSKGSVIGKKIKKTLESGDLVPDKIIVQLIKKRLENEDGFILDGFPRDIEQAKQLPLEIDHVILIDASDEKIIERVSKREICPTCGRIYGVDVPPIRKGLCDDDNTPLIHRPDDRPESIKHRLEVYHEKTQPLIKYYEDKLIRVNGDLSIDEVFKEIIKQITA